The Bradyrhizobium oligotrophicum S58 genome contains the following window.
AATGGGACTTGCGCAATACGCAATTGTCGCGGTGGAAGACCACTGGAGTGTGCTGCATGACGGCAACGTTCACGGTGACTACGCGACCAAGGAAGCGGCGTTCGAATCGGCGGCCGCAGCGGCCACTCTGGCGCTGAAGCAGGGCCATGAAGTGCACCTCAGCGTGCCCGGCAACGATCCAGAGCGATCAAACAACTAATGAGCAAAAGCTCGCGGCGGCCCGGTTCCGCCGCGGCTTCCGCTGATCGTGAACCGCACGCTAACGTGTGTTAGCGACATCGGCGTGATGAGGTCGCAGACTTCTGTTCGGGAGAACAGGAGTTCATCGATGTCAGTCAAGCGAATCCGACGCAAGCAGGTCATTTCGTTCGCAGAACGTCTGCAGCAGGCTGCGGCGGCCGCGCGCGACGCGGCCGAGTTGCTGCCTGCGGGGCAAGAACGCGACCTGCTGTTGAGGAAGGCGCTCCAGGCCGAGACTGCGGCGCATATCAATCAGCTGTTGAGCGCCCCGATCCTGCAGGCCGCCGACCGCTAGCGCGCTGCGCCGAGCGCTACGAGACGGCGCGACAACGCTCCCCCGCCTGCCGCCTCGTGGCAGGAACTCCAACGCATCGAACGCTTTGACTGGGAAAATGACGTGTCCCAGCGAGGTGATGATGGCGCGGCTCGTGATCGGCACATCGGGATGGCACTATGCATCCTGGCGCGGCGCGTTTTACCCGTCCGGCCTGATGATCAAGCACCAGCTGCCCTATTACGCTACGCAATTCGAGACCACCGAATTGAACGGCGTGTTCTATCGGACGCCGACCGAAGCCGCCGTTCGCAGCTGGCGCGATCAGACCGGCCCCGATTTCGTCTTTGCCTGGAAGGCCTCGAAGTTCATCACGCATTGGAAGCGGCTGTCCGCGCGCTCGGTGAACAGCATCGAGCTGATGGAGAGCCGGCTGGCGTTGCTCGGCGACAAGGCTGGCCCGGTGCTGTTTCAGTTGCCGCCGCAATTCGAGGCCGACCCCGAGCGGCTGGAAGCCTTCCTGCCGCTGCTGCCCAGGCACCGGCGCTACAGCTTCGAATTCCGTCATCCGAGCTGGTATGCGCCTTCGGTCATTCGCCTGCTGAGAGCGGCGAACATCTCGCTATGCCTGTCGGATCATCACGACGCTCCAGCGCCCTGGAGACGTACCGCCGACTTCGTCTACGTGCGCGGCCATGGCCCCGGCGGTCGCTACAAGGACAACTATCCGACTGCGGCGCTCGAGGATTGGGCCAAGCGCGTCCATGCATGGTCGGCGCAGGGCATCGATGTCTTCGTCTACTTCGACAACGATCAGAAGAGCGCAGCTCCCGCCGACGCATTGCGACTGCGCGCCCTGCTCGACGCTGTCCGCGGGCGAAGACGGCACGCAACGCGACGGCCCACAACGGAACATCGGGCCCAGCTTCCTGTTTAATCCTCGACCTGACATCAGAGGAACGACCATGAAGCGCACGATCATCGCAATCAGTTGCCTTGTGCTAGCCGGCCCCGCTTTGGCGCAATCGATCGGAGAAAAGACCGGCGTCAATTCGGCGCTCGGGATCACGCCGAGCACCGAGGACTTCGTCAAGCAGGTCGCCATCAGCGACATGTTCGAGCTGCAGTCGAACAAGCTCGGCGAGGAGAAAGGCAACGCTCAGCAGAAGAGCTTCGCCGCGCAGATGGTGAAGGACCACACCAAGACCTCCAGCGAGCTGAAGAGCATGGTCGAGAGCGGCAAGATCAAGGCGCAACTCCCGACCGCTTTGGACAGCGCGCATCAGAGCAAGCTCGACAAGCTGAAGGGCGCTCAGGGCAAGGATTTCAGCGCCGATTTCGATGACATGCAGGTGAGTGCCCACAAGGACGCGGTGTCGCTGTTCGAGCGCTATGCCAAAGGAGGCGACAATCCCGAGCTGAAGGACTGGGCCGGCAAGACGCTGCCGGCGCTGCAGCACCATCTCGACATGGCGCAGAATCTCACCAAAGTTAAGTGAGAAGTGAGAAGCGGCTACAACTAATGATCCCCGGCAAAGCCGGGGGCTTTAGGGCACGCGGCCGCTGAAGGGGACCTATCGCGGCGTGCTCGCGGCACCCAAGAATTGGGGTCCCAAGGGGGGCTCGACGCCATCAATTCGCTGACCGGGCCGAACGTCCTCGCCTCTCGCTCCGTATTCGCGCCCAGAAGTTCTGCCCCGCGAAATTCCGTTTCCGCTCTCCTTGTACCCGGCCAGACGGATCGCGCCTTTGCCGTCGATATAACCAGTCTCCCGCGAAGCGACCTACTTTGGCGGGATCCAACGCCTCAAGTACACATGATCAGCATCAAGGAAATTGCCGTGGCCGGACGGAAACAGAGTCCGGTGAAACGGCTGTAGGCAAAGTTGCGGGCATTGCAGGCATTGAGGTAACATTCTAACATAGGTTATTGTAGTCGCACCACATGGAACCCCTATAAGCGATCTCGGGGGAACCGCTCCTTGAGTCACCTGGTACGCAAGCTCGAGAACTTCGTCCGCCTCTCTGCGGCGGATCGCCTGATGCTCAACCGCGCTGCGGCGCAGAGGGTGAGGACGTTTGCGCCGCGCACCGACATCGCGCGCGAAGGCGAAAAGCCCAAGGACGTTCATTTGATCTTGAACGGCTGGGCCTGCCGTTACAAGCAGCTCGAGGACGGCCGGCGTCAGATCGTCTCGTTCTTCCTGCCTGGCGACATCTGCGACCTCAACATCTTCCTCCTGCGCGAGATGGACCACTCGATCGGCACCATCACTTCGGTGTCGATCGCCGACCTGTCACGCGAGTTCTTCGACGAGATCAGCACCGGCTTCCCGCGCGTCGCCACCGCTTTCTGGTGGGAAACGCTGGTCAACGCCGCGATCCAGCGCGAATGGACCATGAATCTCGGACAGCGCACCGCGTCCGAACGCATGGCGCATTTGTTGTGCGAACTGTTCTTCCGCCTGCGGCTGGCCGGTCTGGCCGACGACCAGAGCTGCAGTTTCCCGCTCACCCAGGCCGACCTCGCCGAGGCGACCGGCCTGTCGAAGGTCCACGTCAACCGCACGCTCCAGGAGTTGCGCGCCAGCAACCTGATCGTTCTCAAGGGCAAGATGCTGGTCCTGCCGGATATCGAGCGCCTGATGAGCGCCGGCCTTTTCAACGCCAATTACTTGCATTTGGACCGTGAAGGTCGTCAGCTCGATGCGAATGATTGAGACGTCCCGAGCGCCGACGCGAGCGGATTGCGCTAGACTGGCGGGCTGCGGCGGGCTGCCGGGGATACGGCGATGGTCGAACAGCGTATGGGTGATGGGCCTTTCGAGCAGGAGATCGTGCATCGCCTGGGGCTGATGCCGAATCTATTCCGGTCGGCGCCATCAGCCCCGGAAACGACTCGCCAGCTCTGGCAGCTCGCGAAATGTGCCTATCTGGATGCGCCGCTGCCGGCTCTGTTCAAGGAGCGGCTGGCCGTCCATCTCTCACGCCTTGGCTGCTCGTCCTATTGCCTGGCCCGGCACTTCGGCTTCCTGATCGGATTGGGCCGTCCGGCCGGCGACGCGACATGCCGGCCGGAAACGATCGATCAGGCCCGCCAGCTGCTCTCGATACCGCTCTCCGATGCCGCACGCGTCACGGCAGCGCTGGACCGCCTGGAGGCCGTCGCAGCCGCGCGCGAAATCCCCGAGCCCCGCAGCGCCGACGAGGCCGACCTGTTCGAGGCCGCGGCGGCGCTGTTCCTGCAGAGCGCGGCGGCGCCCCGCTCCCGGTTCGCCGTCCGTAAGGCATTCGGCGAGGCGCAATTCGAGCTGTTGACGGCCTTCCTGGCCTATCTGCGCATGACGCATTTCTGGGCCGATACGCATCCCGAACTGGCGATCGATCCGGACGTGCTGGAGCTCGCGCGATCCGATCCCGAGCTCGCAGAACACCTCGGCTGCGGCGAAGTGTGTCGCGCAGCTCAGCCCCCGCGCCCCGAATCCGCTGCGAACGGCAGCGAGACGAGCGCGCACCGGCTGCAGCGCCTGCTCGAGATCGATTCCGTCGGCGTGCTGTTCTTCGACCATGCCGAGGGTACGCTGATCGATGCCAACGACGCCTTCCTCGCCATGACCGGCTATTCGCGGGACGAGGTGCGCGACCGGCAGCTGAACTGGCAGAACATGACGCCGCCGGAATGGCGCGGCAGCTCCGCCGAGCAGATCGACCTCTTGCAGCAGACCGGCCGGATCGGCCCCTACGAGAAGGAATATTTCCGCAAGAACGGCGAGCGCACCTGGATGATGTTTGCCGGCCGCGACCTCGGCGACGGCACCGTGGTCGAGCTCGCGATGAACATCGACGACCACAAGCGCACCGAGGCGGCGCTGCGCGAGAGCGAGGCGCGCTTCCGCCAGTTCGGCGAGGCATCGTCCGACGTGGTGTGGATCCGCGATGCGCAGACAATGCAGTGGGACTATGTCAGCCCCGCATTCGAGACGATCTACGGCGCCCCGCGCGCCGCCGTGCTCCAGGGCGACCATCTCGCGCAATGGACCGGACTGATGCTGCCCGAGGATCGGCCGCGCGCGATCGCAGGCCTCGAACGCGCCCGGCAAGGCGAGCGCGACAGCTTCGATTTCCGCATCGTCAGGCAGACCGACGGCGCCGTCCGCTGGCTCCGTATCCGCACTTTCCCCATGGTCGACGCTTCGGGTCGCGTGCAGCGAATCGGCGGCATCACCCAGGACATCACGGCACTGGTGTCAGCCGTCGAGCACCAGAAGTTGCTGCTCGCCGAGCTGCAGCACCGCGTGCGCAACATGCTCGCGGTGATCCGCTCGATCATCAGGCGCACCGGAGAATCGAGCGAGAGCGTCGAGGACTTCGCCAGCCATCTCGAGGGCCGCATCACGGCGCTGTCGCGCATTCAGGCCGTCGTCACGCGCGATCCGCTCGCCGGCTTCGATCTGGCCGAGTTGATTGCCGATGAGTTGCGCGCCAGCGCGGCACGCGAGGACCGGCAGTTCTCGTTGTCCGGGCCTGCGGTGCGGATCAGGGGGAAGGCGGCCGAGAGCATCGGGCTTGCGATCCATGAGCTCGCGACCAACGCGCTGAAATACGGCGCGCTGACCGTCCCGCGCGGCTTCATCAGGATCGAATGGCGTCACGACGAGCGCGATGCGAGCAACTGGCTCGTCCTCGACTGGACCGAAACCGGCATGTCGGGTCGTCAGCTCGGTTCGAGCAGGCAGGGATTTGGAACCGTGCTGCTCGAGCAGATGCTGCCCTATGACGTCGGCGCGCGGGTGGCCCGGCGTTTCGAGCCGAGCGGCCTGCGCTGTGAGATCTGGCTGCCTGCGGACGGCATCCTGAAACGCTGACGCGTCGGCAAGGATGGCCGAGCGAGCCGGAGCGCCATCGGCGTAGCCTTCGCCCTCCATTCGGAGTATGCTTTGGCAACGGCCGGAGGTACCGGTCGTACGAAACGCGCAACTGCCATGCCTTTGCCTTGGTTTGGCCTGATATGGCAGAGAGTGCGGAGTACGCGAGGGAATCGGCCGAGCGTCGACGCGGCGGAACGATGATGGGGCGTTCCGACGCATCCGGCTCAGCCAAGACTAACACCGTGCACATGCAGAAGCGTGCGCATGTGGGACAACCGGTATCCAGGTTCTGTTCTGATACGGCCTTCGGGCCGAGCGTCTCGCGTCGTCGTCACATTGACGTCGTCGTCATCGGGCGTCGGTGCCACGAGACGTCAGTACGACGAGGCGTTGGCGAGAGGCATTGGTACGAGACATCAGGACGGAGCCGAGCGCCGCCAACGAGGCGGACGACAACGGAGGACGGAGCGTCAATGCTTGCAACGACGACCAAAGACGGCGATCAGCAGCCCCATGCCGTGATCGACCCGGATATCGTGCTGGCAGCGCGGGCCGATCGACCAGGCGTCGAGGCCGAACGGCGTAGCGCCCAGCGCCCGCCGGAGGTTCCATCGCCCAAGATCGATCCCGAGTACCGAACGCAGGCCTCCGCCGGCATTGCCGTCCCCGGCGAGCGCAGCACGTTCGCGACCTGGGCCGTGCGCACCATCCTCGCCGTGCTGTTCGCCGTCGGCAGCGCGGTCGCCGCAGCCGCCTGGCAGAGCTATGGCGACCAGGCCCAGGAGATCGTCGCGCACTGGATGCCGCGGATTTCGCTGGCGTCCAATGCCGACAAGGATGCGGCTTCGCAGCCCGCCGCATCATCGGCGCAAGAGACCGCCGCCGCAGCCCCGTCGCAGGCCCAGGAGCCCACAACCGGTGCGATCAGCGCGAGCGGCATGTCGCAGGAGCAGTCGCAGCTGCTGCAATCCATGGCGCACGACCTCGCGGCCCTGAGCCAGCAGATCAGCGACCTGAAGACGAGCCTCGCCCAGCTGAAGTCGGGCCAGGAGCAGATGGCGCGCGACATGGCGCGGGTGGCTGAGGCCAAGCCCAGCGACAGGCCCAGCGAGCGCACCGCCGAGGCCCGGTCGTTCGATCCGCGGGCCATCGAGCAGACGATACGGCCGCGCCCCGCCCCACGGCCCGCAACGGCGGCCATGACGCCGGCACAGCCCGCAGCGGCGGTGCCGCACCGGCCGCGGACCCCGCCCCCGTCGACGGCCAACATGGTGCCGCCGCCGCCCGCTCCGATGCCGTTGCCGTCGGCGCCAGCATCGGATCCGGACCAGCCGGTCGTGCGTCCGCCGATGCCGGTGCGCTGAGGCAGACCAGCAAGGGCTCGCCCCGTCTCGGCCTTCCGCGGCGCGCTTTGACGCGACGTCGACATGCTTGTCGCGATGCGGCTTTCCGGGCTAAGGAACTGCGCCTGAAATGCGCATTTGCGAGGGGTCCATGAGCCTGATCGATCCGACCAACCTGTCCGCTGCCGAGCTCGCCGACCGTATCGCGATTCTGCGCGACAACATCCGCCAGATCACGGAGCAGGCCGCGTCGCGGTCCGGAGCCGCCGACGAGGAGCGCAACGCGGATCGCCTGGCGCAGCAGAGCGACGAGCTGGACCTGTTGCTCAAGGAGCAGGAGCGGCGCCTGAGCAATTAGGCGGCGCAGCCCCGTTGGGCAAAGCCCGAAGCCTGATCAAATATCCATACTGCACTGCGCTCGTTGTTGCCGGCGCCGCGTCCAGAAGCTAGCCTCCCCGAAAATGAACGGGAGGATACCGGGGTATGCGAAACGGACTGCGTTACACCTTGACCGTTGCGGCGTTGCTGACGGCCGCGGCATCAGCCAATGCCGAGCCGCGCCACACGTACACGACCATGGTGCTGGAAGCATTTGCCACCAAGGTGGAATGTCCGGGCATCGACGTCGTCTATCAGGATCTGGTCCAGAAGGCGCAGGACATGCAGATGCCTGACGGCACCACCGAGAAGGTTCGCAACGCCATCGCCTACATGCACACTGGCGGAAAAATGGGCCAGAAGCAGGACGACGATCTGATGGCCGAAGTGGCCGTCGCCACCCAGGCGATCGACATGGATCAGCGCCGCCTCGGCATGTCGAACTGGTGCGAGGAGCAGAAGAAGACGCTGACCGGCTTCATCCGCCCCAAGGGCTGATCCAAGGGCTGACGGGCTGAGCCAACGGTGAGAATTGCGCGGCGCGCCCCCGGCGATGGCTGGACGGCGCGCTGGCGCATTGGCCATGAAGGACCGGAAAAGACGGCAACCGACGGCCAGGACCCCGAATGCCCGCTGCCGCTTGGCCTTGCAGCTGCTACGCAGCAAACGTCCAGCCCGGAGCGACCAATGCGCATCGAAACCGCCTTCCTGTTCGACCTCGACGGCACGCTGGTCGACAGCGTCTATCAACATGTGCTCGCCTGGAAGACCGCGCTCGACTCCGAGAACATCGAGCTCTCGGTCTGGCGCATCCATCGCAAGATCGGCATGAGCGGCGGCCTGTTCACCAACCAGCTGCTGCGTGAGACCGGCTTTGCCATGGAGCCTGACCGCATCGAGCGGCTCAGGCGCGCACATGCGACCGCCTATCAGGAGCTCGGACGGCAGGTCCGTCCCCTCCCCGGCGCCCGCGAGCTGCTCGCGTTCCTGACCGACGCCAATATCCCCTGGGCGATCGCGACCAGCGGCCGGATGGAGACGGCCGCCGTCAACCTCGCCGCCCTCGGCGTCGACCCCAAGGCGAGCCCCGTCGTGACGCGCGACGAGGTCCGCTATGCAAAGCCCGATCCCGACCTGTTCCTCGCCGCCGCGGCGCGCCTCAACGTGCCGATCGAGCGCGCGGTCGTGGTCGGCGACAGCATCTGGGACATGCTAGCCGCAACACGCTGCCGGGCGCTCGGTGTCGGCCTCTTGAGCGGCGGCTATGGCTCGGAGGAACTGCGCCAGTCCGGCGCCATCCGCGTCTACGAGGAT
Protein-coding sequences here:
- a CDS encoding DUF72 domain-containing protein; the encoded protein is MARLVIGTSGWHYASWRGAFYPSGLMIKHQLPYYATQFETTELNGVFYRTPTEAAVRSWRDQTGPDFVFAWKASKFITHWKRLSARSVNSIELMESRLALLGDKAGPVLFQLPPQFEADPERLEAFLPLLPRHRRYSFEFRHPSWYAPSVIRLLRAANISLCLSDHHDAPAPWRRTADFVYVRGHGPGGRYKDNYPTAALEDWAKRVHAWSAQGIDVFVYFDNDQKSAAPADALRLRALLDAVRGRRRHATRRPTTEHRAQLPV
- a CDS encoding DUF4142 domain-containing protein, with amino-acid sequence MKRTIIAISCLVLAGPALAQSIGEKTGVNSALGITPSTEDFVKQVAISDMFELQSNKLGEEKGNAQQKSFAAQMVKDHTKTSSELKSMVESGKIKAQLPTALDSAHQSKLDKLKGAQGKDFSADFDDMQVSAHKDAVSLFERYAKGGDNPELKDWAGKTLPALQHHLDMAQNLTKVK
- a CDS encoding Crp/Fnr family transcriptional regulator is translated as MSHLVRKLENFVRLSAADRLMLNRAAAQRVRTFAPRTDIAREGEKPKDVHLILNGWACRYKQLEDGRRQIVSFFLPGDICDLNIFLLREMDHSIGTITSVSIADLSREFFDEISTGFPRVATAFWWETLVNAAIQREWTMNLGQRTASERMAHLLCELFFRLRLAGLADDQSCSFPLTQADLAEATGLSKVHVNRTLQELRASNLIVLKGKMLVLPDIERLMSAGLFNANYLHLDREGRQLDAND
- a CDS encoding sensor histidine kinase, whose protein sequence is MVEQRMGDGPFEQEIVHRLGLMPNLFRSAPSAPETTRQLWQLAKCAYLDAPLPALFKERLAVHLSRLGCSSYCLARHFGFLIGLGRPAGDATCRPETIDQARQLLSIPLSDAARVTAALDRLEAVAAAREIPEPRSADEADLFEAAAALFLQSAAAPRSRFAVRKAFGEAQFELLTAFLAYLRMTHFWADTHPELAIDPDVLELARSDPELAEHLGCGEVCRAAQPPRPESAANGSETSAHRLQRLLEIDSVGVLFFDHAEGTLIDANDAFLAMTGYSRDEVRDRQLNWQNMTPPEWRGSSAEQIDLLQQTGRIGPYEKEYFRKNGERTWMMFAGRDLGDGTVVELAMNIDDHKRTEAALRESEARFRQFGEASSDVVWIRDAQTMQWDYVSPAFETIYGAPRAAVLQGDHLAQWTGLMLPEDRPRAIAGLERARQGERDSFDFRIVRQTDGAVRWLRIRTFPMVDASGRVQRIGGITQDITALVSAVEHQKLLLAELQHRVRNMLAVIRSIIRRTGESSESVEDFASHLEGRITALSRIQAVVTRDPLAGFDLAELIADELRASAAREDRQFSLSGPAVRIRGKAAESIGLAIHELATNALKYGALTVPRGFIRIEWRHDERDASNWLVLDWTETGMSGRQLGSSRQGFGTVLLEQMLPYDVGARVARRFEPSGLRCEIWLPADGILKR
- a CDS encoding HAD family hydrolase — translated: MRIETAFLFDLDGTLVDSVYQHVLAWKTALDSENIELSVWRIHRKIGMSGGLFTNQLLRETGFAMEPDRIERLRRAHATAYQELGRQVRPLPGARELLAFLTDANIPWAIATSGRMETAAVNLAALGVDPKASPVVTRDEVRYAKPDPDLFLAAAARLNVPIERAVVVGDSIWDMLAATRCRALGVGLLSGGYGSEELRQSGAIRVYEDPADLLGHIDEVGGRR